A stretch of the Mycolicibacterium celeriflavum genome encodes the following:
- a CDS encoding zinc-dependent alcohol dehydrogenase: MNADALVLTKPRTLERRHLPVPRIDDESGLLRIEACGLCGTDHEQFSGHLPTGFAFIPGHEIIGVIEGIGDAARERWGVSVGQRVAVEVFRSCRECDSCGRGEYRRCSSNGLATMFGFVDVNIPPGLWGGYATHLHLPFDSMPLPVPDGLDPIVATLFNPLGAGIKWAAMLPETSPGDVVAVLGPGIRGICAAVAAKEAGAAFVAMTGVGPRDRTRLAAAHQFGVDLTIDVTEDDPAQALQMATGRLADVVVDVTAKAPAAFADAVALAQPGGRVVVAGTRGGGGAPGFEPDLLVFKELRIFGSLGVDYPAYQSAIELLVSRRWPFEELHREITGFAGLPGLLDLLAGNEPDRVPALHNVFVPIA, from the coding sequence GTGAACGCCGACGCGCTCGTGCTGACCAAGCCGCGCACCCTTGAACGGCGGCATCTTCCGGTGCCGCGCATCGACGACGAGTCCGGTCTCCTGCGGATCGAGGCGTGCGGGCTCTGCGGAACCGACCACGAGCAGTTCAGCGGACACCTGCCGACGGGGTTCGCCTTCATCCCCGGACACGAGATCATCGGCGTCATCGAGGGAATCGGTGACGCCGCGCGCGAGCGTTGGGGCGTCTCGGTGGGTCAGCGAGTCGCCGTCGAGGTGTTCCGATCGTGTCGGGAGTGCGACTCGTGCGGCCGCGGCGAGTATCGCAGGTGCTCGAGCAACGGCCTCGCCACCATGTTCGGCTTCGTCGACGTGAACATCCCGCCCGGCCTGTGGGGAGGCTATGCAACCCACCTGCATCTGCCGTTCGATTCCATGCCGTTGCCGGTCCCGGACGGACTCGACCCGATCGTCGCGACGTTGTTCAATCCGCTTGGGGCAGGGATCAAATGGGCTGCCATGTTGCCCGAGACAAGCCCGGGCGACGTCGTCGCGGTCCTCGGACCAGGGATCCGCGGGATTTGTGCTGCCGTAGCCGCCAAGGAGGCCGGAGCGGCATTCGTCGCGATGACCGGGGTCGGCCCTCGCGACCGAACTCGGCTAGCCGCAGCCCACCAGTTCGGCGTGGACCTGACCATCGACGTCACCGAAGACGACCCGGCGCAGGCCCTGCAAATGGCGACCGGCCGGCTCGCAGATGTCGTCGTCGACGTCACCGCGAAGGCGCCAGCCGCATTCGCGGACGCCGTCGCACTCGCGCAGCCCGGCGGACGCGTGGTGGTCGCGGGCACACGCGGCGGCGGCGGAGCGCCGGGCTTCGAGCCAGACCTGCTCGTATTCAAGGAACTACGCATCTTCGGTTCGTTGGGGGTCGACTACCCCGCCTACCAGAGCGCCATCGAGCTGCTGGTCTCTAGGCGTTGGCCCTTCGAAGAATTGCACCGCGAGATCACCGGTTTCGCCGGCCTGCCCGGGCTGCTCGACCTTCTGGCCGGCAACGAGCCGGACCGGGTCCCCGCTCTGCACAACGTCTTTGTGCCGATCGCCTGA
- a CDS encoding acetyl-CoA acetyltransferase, whose amino-acid sequence MAIPPRTPVVVGVGELTHRGEGTVDPIDLAAEAARRALHDASAAIGHRIDTVATPGILMIPRDNPASRIAEATGLTPDHRISCPVGGNTPQYLVEVLGRRIWRGVSDAALIVGAESGASARKVASGSALLEPKPIAAQDESLGDTRPGLSEAEVGAGLHWPHEVYPIFESAIAARSGRTFDEQRRWLGDLMAPFTVEASRHLEQAWFPRARSADELSTVSPANRMVCEPYPKLLNSIIAVDMAAAFVIMAAEVAEELGVPSDRWVFPWSSATCNDVYFPVQRPDLGRSAGIRAAGKAVLAASGLHIDDIRWFDFYSCFPSAVEAAIDALDLDPADDRGFTVTGGLPYHGGPGNNYVSHSIVEMVRRCRSDPDAVGLVSGLGWYITKHSLGLWSATPPPTGWQTPDMADAQSAIDGTSLPVASPADASGEATIDGYTVVHDRDQGPSWVPIFARMTDGRRVAARSDDAEVAVAMSRDMCVGHQVAVRQADGHVEFELS is encoded by the coding sequence TTGGCCATCCCACCACGCACTCCGGTTGTCGTCGGCGTCGGTGAACTCACACATCGCGGTGAAGGCACCGTCGATCCCATCGATTTGGCCGCCGAGGCCGCGCGTCGAGCGCTGCATGATGCTTCGGCCGCGATCGGGCATCGCATCGATACCGTGGCGACGCCCGGAATCTTGATGATCCCACGCGACAACCCCGCGTCGAGGATTGCCGAAGCGACTGGGCTGACGCCGGATCATCGCATCAGTTGTCCGGTCGGCGGCAACACCCCCCAGTATCTGGTCGAGGTCCTCGGCCGCCGCATTTGGCGCGGCGTCAGCGACGCGGCTCTGATCGTCGGAGCGGAAAGCGGCGCGTCAGCACGCAAAGTCGCATCCGGTAGCGCACTTTTGGAGCCCAAACCCATCGCAGCACAGGACGAGTCACTCGGTGACACCCGCCCGGGACTGAGCGAAGCCGAGGTGGGCGCCGGGTTACATTGGCCGCACGAGGTGTACCCGATCTTCGAATCCGCGATCGCGGCCCGATCAGGCCGCACATTCGACGAACAGCGCCGCTGGCTGGGTGACTTGATGGCTCCGTTCACGGTTGAGGCGTCCCGACATCTCGAGCAGGCCTGGTTTCCGCGTGCCCGTAGCGCAGACGAGCTCAGCACGGTCTCCCCGGCTAACCGGATGGTGTGCGAGCCGTACCCGAAGCTGCTCAACAGCATCATCGCCGTGGATATGGCTGCCGCTTTCGTGATCATGGCCGCCGAAGTCGCCGAGGAACTCGGAGTGCCCAGTGATCGTTGGGTCTTCCCGTGGTCGTCGGCCACATGCAACGACGTGTATTTCCCGGTTCAGCGGCCTGATCTGGGTCGTTCCGCCGGAATAAGGGCCGCCGGCAAGGCGGTATTGGCGGCCAGTGGACTTCACATCGACGACATTAGATGGTTTGATTTCTACTCTTGCTTTCCTTCCGCGGTCGAGGCGGCGATCGACGCCTTGGATCTCGACCCGGCGGATGACCGCGGGTTCACGGTGACCGGCGGACTGCCCTACCACGGAGGGCCGGGTAACAACTATGTCAGCCATTCGATCGTCGAGATGGTGCGACGCTGCAGGAGCGACCCGGACGCCGTCGGGCTCGTGTCCGGACTGGGCTGGTACATCACAAAGCACTCGCTGGGTCTGTGGTCGGCGACTCCACCGCCAACGGGATGGCAGACTCCGGACATGGCCGATGCGCAGTCTGCGATCGACGGCACCTCCCTCCCGGTCGCTTCTCCCGCCGACGCATCCGGAGAGGCGACCATAGATGGATACACCGTCGTGCACGACCGTGACCAAGGCCCCTCCTGGGTGCCGATTTTCGCGCGCATGACCGACGGCCGCCGCGTCGCGGCGCGCAGTGACGATGCCGAGGTGGCGGTGGCAATGTCACGAGACATGTGCGTCGGACACCAAGTCGCCGTGCGGCAGGCGGACGGACACGTCGAATTCGAACTGTCGTGA
- a CDS encoding alpha/beta fold hydrolase — MTSTFERVRNEDGTALAADVYRHESARAVVILLHGGGQNRHAWATTARRLHARGYTVVAYDARGHGDSEWDPDGRYDLDRLASDLLSIRRYASDGRPPAVVGASLGGMTVLGTHLVAPADLWGAVVLVDITPRMEFHGARRVVSFMGAHPDGFDTLDAAADVIAQYNRHRARPKNLDGLRKVLQQRDDGRWIWRWDPAFIASNFEFLQGDPATGAKEFGAISDLLIEGARRVRAPTLLIRGVHSDVTSQQSVEEFLEVVPHAEAVDVSGTGHMVAGDDNDAFTSAVADFLDRTLNDSSD; from the coding sequence ATGACCTCAACGTTCGAGCGCGTCCGCAACGAAGACGGAACCGCCCTTGCAGCCGATGTCTACCGACACGAATCCGCCCGCGCGGTCGTCATACTGCTGCACGGCGGTGGACAGAACCGCCATGCCTGGGCGACTACGGCGCGCCGCTTACACGCGCGCGGGTATACCGTCGTCGCTTACGACGCCCGCGGTCACGGCGACAGCGAGTGGGACCCCGATGGTCGATACGATCTCGACCGACTTGCATCCGACCTGCTGTCGATTCGCCGATATGCCAGCGATGGCCGCCCGCCAGCTGTCGTTGGCGCATCCTTGGGCGGCATGACGGTGTTGGGAACGCATTTGGTGGCGCCTGCCGATCTGTGGGGAGCCGTCGTACTGGTCGACATAACTCCGCGAATGGAGTTTCACGGAGCACGCCGCGTCGTGTCTTTCATGGGCGCCCATCCCGACGGATTCGATACGCTCGACGCGGCCGCGGACGTCATTGCCCAGTACAACCGGCATCGCGCTCGGCCCAAGAACTTGGACGGTCTCCGAAAGGTCTTGCAGCAGCGCGACGACGGTCGGTGGATCTGGCGATGGGATCCGGCGTTCATAGCTTCCAACTTCGAGTTCCTGCAGGGCGACCCAGCAACTGGTGCCAAAGAATTCGGCGCCATAAGCGACCTTCTCATCGAAGGGGCCCGCCGCGTGCGAGCACCAACGCTTCTCATTCGCGGCGTTCACTCCGACGTGACGTCGCAGCAGTCGGTCGAGGAGTTCCTCGAAGTCGTACCGCACGCCGAGGCTGTCGACGTTTCGGGCACGGGCCACATGGTTGCGGGCGACGACAACGACGCCTTCACTTCGGCAGTCGCAGATTTTCTCGACCGCACGCTGAACGACTCGTCGGACTGA
- a CDS encoding TetR/AcrR family transcriptional regulator translates to MARDRLLDAAETCLQGKGLSGTTMEDIARHAGVSRATVYRYFASRESVVSGVIVRAAERYLHRTSGRILAHTDLGSAILDFVAVTVRAARREPIIGMLFASDDELAGVGLAEGTSVALFELVAEFLRPVFAAHWHQLEAGVSVDDAAEWILRIILSLLAVRGPRHRSPEGIDAFLRRFLLPALLADTHSCIAATTAE, encoded by the coding sequence ATGGCGCGCGATCGCCTACTCGACGCCGCCGAAACGTGCCTGCAAGGCAAGGGGCTGTCGGGCACCACGATGGAGGATATCGCCAGGCATGCGGGCGTATCGCGCGCCACGGTCTATCGCTACTTCGCTAGTCGCGAATCCGTCGTATCCGGTGTCATCGTCCGCGCAGCGGAACGCTACCTGCACCGCACCAGCGGACGGATCTTGGCGCACACCGACTTGGGCTCTGCCATATTGGACTTCGTTGCAGTCACGGTGCGCGCGGCACGCCGCGAACCGATAATCGGCATGCTCTTCGCCAGCGACGATGAACTCGCCGGCGTGGGACTGGCCGAGGGAACGTCGGTGGCGCTGTTCGAACTCGTCGCCGAGTTTCTGCGACCCGTGTTCGCCGCACACTGGCATCAACTCGAAGCCGGCGTTTCGGTCGATGACGCCGCCGAATGGATTTTGCGCATCATCCTCAGCTTGCTCGCGGTTCGCGGCCCCCGGCACCGCAGCCCCGAAGGAATCGATGCTTTCTTGCGCCGATTCCTGCTTCCCGCGCTACTGGCCGACACTCACAGTTGCATTGCTGCGACAACTGCGGAGTAG
- a CDS encoding carboxymuconolactone decarboxylase family protein, producing MSSQSRVDMLALTDARERAAQCGIPDAMAELSVFRIALHQPPVAVALHGMLEALLWKGALDARLRELIIMRIGWVTDSVYEWTQHWRVARLLDVPERDLLGVRDWQNAGHFGEAERAVLAATDETLRDGTISDETWAECQRALHGDPAVLVELVAAIGNWRLFSALLRSLHVPLEDGLEGWPPDGVRPSVD from the coding sequence GTGAGCAGCCAAAGCCGGGTTGACATGCTTGCCCTGACAGATGCCCGCGAGCGCGCCGCTCAATGCGGGATTCCGGACGCCATGGCTGAACTGTCTGTTTTCAGGATCGCGCTTCATCAGCCCCCTGTAGCCGTCGCATTGCATGGAATGCTGGAGGCGTTGCTGTGGAAAGGCGCGCTGGATGCGCGGCTACGGGAGCTGATCATCATGCGAATCGGCTGGGTCACTGATTCGGTCTATGAGTGGACGCAACACTGGAGGGTTGCCCGCTTGCTCGATGTGCCCGAACGCGACCTGCTCGGGGTGCGCGACTGGCAGAACGCCGGCCACTTCGGCGAAGCCGAGCGGGCGGTACTGGCGGCGACAGACGAGACGTTGCGTGACGGCACCATCTCGGATGAAACCTGGGCTGAGTGTCAGCGCGCGTTGCACGGGGACCCGGCCGTCCTCGTCGAACTCGTCGCCGCGATCGGGAATTGGAGATTGTTCTCAGCGCTGCTGCGGTCCTTGCACGTGCCGCTAGAAGACGGCCTCGAAGGATGGCCCCCTGACGGAGTTCGACCCTCCGTTGACTGA
- a CDS encoding PaaI family thioesterase, with amino-acid sequence MDFPQFNKQIAEELQHAGGTSGGLAKYLDFRHIEFSAGRLVVEMDARADLLTPFGTLHGGCLSAMVDHCLGVVFYPVIPPGSWVATTEFKLNLLRPVSSGVCVAVADIIALGKRSGVARIDITNTGRPVCAAQGTVTVVAQSAS; translated from the coding sequence ATGGACTTCCCCCAGTTCAACAAGCAAATAGCCGAGGAGCTCCAGCACGCGGGGGGAACCTCGGGAGGGCTCGCCAAGTACTTGGACTTCCGCCACATCGAGTTCTCCGCCGGGAGACTGGTAGTGGAAATGGACGCCCGAGCCGATTTGTTGACTCCTTTCGGCACTCTGCATGGCGGATGCCTGTCAGCGATGGTCGACCACTGCTTGGGCGTGGTGTTCTATCCGGTGATCCCACCTGGGTCATGGGTGGCCACAACCGAATTCAAACTGAACCTCCTACGTCCGGTGTCCAGTGGAGTCTGCGTTGCGGTCGCCGACATCATCGCGCTGGGGAAGCGTAGCGGCGTCGCCAGGATCGACATCACCAATACGGGACGCCCGGTATGCGCCGCACAGGGAACAGTGACCGTCGTCGCCCAGAGCGCCTCGTGA